Proteins encoded together in one Centropristis striata isolate RG_2023a ecotype Rhode Island chromosome 6, C.striata_1.0, whole genome shotgun sequence window:
- the pnpla2 gene encoding patatin-like phospholipase domain-containing protein 2: MFPLDSPWNISFAGCGFLGIYHVGVASCLLEQAPFLVQNARHIYGASAGALTATALVTGVCLGEAGAGIIDVAKEARKRFLGPMHPSFNLVKIMSVMLRRTLPADSHHVANGRLGISLTRVTDGENVLVSHFNNKEEVVQACVCSAYIPVYCGLIPPTLQGVRYVDGGISDNLPQYELKNTISVSPFSGESDICPRDTSTNIHELRFTNTSIQFTLTNLYRVSRALFPPDPMVMKTMCKQGYKDALHFLKRNGLLNFNEPLRDRPLMVNGEENEDCNEEEEENEEEEVNKSDEQEEKPSVEAGAVMVHCSSSVEEHLIEHLPPTLHKALLEACMERRSLKRSLSNLLLVRMASAMMLPYTIPLESAMSLTLRLLEWLPDVQEDVGWIREQILKILQHVLRQASNRFSQRVSARFSWQLELHHHISSTTLFPSWVNGRRSSVFDVFMRLDQYKRQLLCINMDMQGSFKTGPASPDKSPPSLLSPEGIARDRGCLDIPPAAESEETISSF; encoded by the exons ATGTTTCCTCTAGACTCGCCGTGGAACATCTCGTTTGCAGGTTGCGGTTTCCTCGGTATCTACCACGTCGGTGTTGCCAGCTGTCTGCTGGAGCAGGCTCCTTTTCTGGTGCAAAACGCCAGGCACATTTATGGAGCATCAGCTGGAGCTCTCACTGCCACTGCTCTGGTCACAGGAGTATGTCTTG gagaggctggagcaGGCATCATCGATGTAGCCAAAGAGGCGAGGAAGCGATTCCTCGGACCCATGCATCCTTCCTTCAACCTGGTGAAGATTATGAGTGTCATGCTGCGGCGCACTCTGCCAGCTGATTCCCACCATGTGGCCAACGGACGGTTAGGAATCTCTCTCACCCGAGTGACAGATGGAGAAAACGTCTTGGTGTCGCATTTCAACAACAAGGAGGAGGTGGTGCAG GCATGTGTCTGCAGTGCCTACATCCCTGTTTATTGTGGCCTCATTCCTCCCACACTGCAAGGAGTG CGATATGTCGACGGAGGAATCTCAGACAACCTGCCTCAGTATGAGCTGAAAAACACCATCTCCGTGTCCCCGTTCTCCGGAGAGAGCGACATCTGCCCACGAGACACTTCCACCAACATACACGAGCTGCGATTCACCAACACAAGCATCCAGTTCACTCTCACCAACCTCTACAGAGTCTCCAGGGCACTTTTCCCCCCGGACCCCATG GTCATGAAGACCATGTGTAAGCAGGGATATAAAGATGCtctgcactttttaaaaaggaatG GATTGCTTAATTTTAATGAACCTCTCAGAGACAGGCCCCTAATGGTTAATGGTGAAGAAAATGAGGATTgtaatgaggaggaggaggagaacgaggaggaggaggtcaatAAAAGTGATGAACAGGAGGAAAAGCCAAGTGTGGAAGCGGGAGCAGTGATGGTTCATTGCAGTTCCTCAGTAGAGGAGCATTTAATTGAACACCTTCCACCCACTCTGCACAAAG CTCTACTGGAGGCCTGCATGGAGAGGAGGAGCCTGAAGCGGTCGCTGAGCAACCTGCTTCTTGTCAGGATGGCCTCGGCCATGATGCTCCCCTACACGATCCCTCTGGAGTCTGCCATGTCCTTGACTCTCAG ACTTCTGGAGTGGCTGCCAGATGTGCAAGAAGATGTGGGATGGATTCGAGAGCAGATACTAAAAATCCTACAGCATGTTCTTCGCCAGGCCTCCAACAGATTTTCCCAACGTGTTTCTGCCAG GTTTTCCTGGCAGCTGGAGCTGCACCACCACATCAGCTCCACCACCTTGTTTCCCAGCTGGGTGAACGGGAGACGTTCTTCAGTCTTTGATGTCTTCATGCGTCTCGACCAGTACAAGAGACAGCTGCTGTGTATCAACATGGACATGCAAGGCTCCTTCAAAACTGGACCAGCGTCACCAGATAAGAgccctccatccctcctctcACCTGAAGGCATCGCAAGGGACAGAGGTTGTCTTGATATTCCACCTGCTGCTGAATCTGAAGAAACCATCAGCAGCTTCTGA